A window of the Candidatus Tisiphia endosymbiont of Dascillus cervinus genome harbors these coding sequences:
- a CDS encoding DnaA N-terminal domain-containing protein, which yields MIVSCTKTDSYNNTQELQEGYHFFEKELGVSQSRVKQCLTELQKRGFIYHTLITTIKYNIKCRNILSIKLLKKFINFRKANNNSYHFNHTNIQSSYQKILTQPRENSNSTEKKLKKNASIYNISIISRYEKNQENCGQTVSDPESTKEQNVNLPLEVTTKRGEKTLSDIDSTTEQSVNLPLEVTVNSVNETLPCNSTDCNSSEATPTDDESDYDSDSDSTDGYSGGNGSEQEASGKLPRWLSDITKQAKGWYSPRKLEMFYPLSGEDADWLKRQTGRNYELSYVNKLLIKHSVDSPNRLFPCKQAVLNYMKKTLIHERRPPEKVNNPNFNFDLNNATKARKAYLQKIKDSKGVKPLNQLQRKIVEAFEHQPSTAYQLLKRCSFFGVYDDEYKIDLADISLSETDKLKLLEQVQEVYGKDVQQLRITNKREISDYHLELSGLNPESVWYKVRKYLLKLYGEHLDKAWFSKLEAIEEDTTCNKLILKPATAFIGDWIKNKYSKDLEYACSKLNYTFELMKVDRMAGL from the coding sequence TTGATAGTTTCTTGCACGAAAACTGATAGCTACAACAATACACAAGAATTACAAGAAGGCTATCATTTTTTCGAGAAAGAGCTAGGAGTTAGTCAAAGTAGGGTTAAACAATGTCTAACAGAATTACAGAAAAGAGGGTTTATTTATCATACTTTAATTACTACAATCAAATATAACATAAAATGCCGTAATATTTTATCTATCAAACTTCTTAAGAAATTTATAAATTTTCGTAAAGCTAATAATAATTCTTATCACTTTAATCACACAAATATCCAATCTAGCTATCAAAAAATTTTAACTCAACCTAGAGAAAATTCTAACTCAACTGAGAAAAAATTAAAAAAAAACGCATCTATATATAATATATCTATAATATCTAGATATGAAAAAAATCAAGAAAATTGTGGACAAACTGTGTCAGACCCTGAATCAACTAAGGAGCAAAACGTTAATTTACCGCTTGAGGTAACGACAAAAAGAGGTGAAAAAACTTTGTCAGATATTGATTCAACTACGGAGCAAAGCGTTAATTTACCGCTTGAGGTAACGGTAAACTCAGTAAATGAAACGTTACCCTGCAATTCCACAGACTGCAATTCTTCTGAGGCAACTCCAACTGATGACGAGTCAGATTACGATTCAGATTCTGATTCAACAGATGGCTATTCAGGAGGTAACGGGTCTGAGCAAGAAGCTAGTGGGAAATTGCCTAGGTGGCTCAGTGATATTACCAAACAGGCTAAAGGCTGGTATTCACCTAGGAAGCTAGAGATGTTTTACCCATTGAGCGGAGAAGATGCTGATTGGCTAAAAAGGCAAACAGGTCGTAATTACGAATTGAGTTACGTCAATAAGCTGTTGATTAAACATAGCGTGGACTCTCCTAATCGTCTCTTTCCCTGCAAGCAAGCAGTACTGAATTACATGAAAAAAACTTTGATTCATGAAAGGCGTCCACCAGAGAAGGTAAATAACCCAAATTTTAACTTCGATCTGAACAATGCTACCAAGGCAAGAAAGGCTTATTTGCAAAAGATAAAAGATAGTAAGGGCGTTAAACCACTGAATCAGTTGCAACGTAAGATTGTTGAAGCTTTTGAACATCAGCCTAGTACTGCTTATCAATTGCTGAAGAGGTGCAGTTTTTTTGGAGTATATGACGATGAATACAAGATTGATTTAGCAGATATCTCTTTGTCAGAAACTGATAAATTAAAATTGCTTGAGCAAGTGCAAGAGGTATATGGCAAAGATGTTCAGCAATTGCGTATTACCAACAAAAGAGAAATATCGGATTATCATTTAGAGCTAAGTGGGCTAAATCCAGAGTCAGTATGGTATAAAGTAAGGAAATATTTGTTAAAATTATACGGTGAACACTTGGACAAAGCTTGGTTTAGCAAGTTAGAAGCAATTGAAGAAGATACGACTTGCAATAAGCTTATTCTCAAACCAGCTACTGCCTTTATTGGGGATTGGATTAAGAATAAGTACAGCAAAGATTTGGAATATGCTTGCAGTAAACTGAATTATACTTTTGAGTTGATGAAAGTCGATAGAATGGCTGGGCTGTAA
- the tolB gene encoding Tol-Pal system beta propeller repeat protein TolB: MVRYFCVILLLVANFNSYAIETIVIERGHVDPIPIAINKFDADDSANSVIGADIISVISNDLKISGMFHPISTASFIEQIVGIKHKPLFAAWRHINANLLINGEVIKLSSSKLKVSFILWDASLEKDLIGEVFEIPTHLWRRVAHKIADKIYEKITGDLGYFDTKIVYVSESGPYLKRVKKIAMMDHDGANHKYLSDGKNLVLTPRFSPQADKIMYLSYVHKQKPHVYVRDLKTGKERLVGNFPGMSFAPRFSPQGNKAIMSIARKGATHIFEIDLNNMATKQLTHGVGINTSPSYSPDGSKIVFNSDRSGTRQLYIMNSDGSNIERISFGGGVYAAPSWSPRGDYIAFTKISQGEGFTIGVMKALAYGDENTERIITSGYLVESPCWSPNGRIIMFAKGWPPRNKTAGKNRIYSIDLTGYNEREILTPQDASDPEWSRMLN, encoded by the coding sequence GTGGTCAGGTATTTTTGTGTTATACTGTTGTTAGTTGCTAACTTCAATAGTTATGCCATAGAAACTATAGTTATAGAGCGAGGACATGTTGATCCAATACCGATAGCCATTAATAAATTTGATGCAGATGATAGTGCGAATAGTGTAATTGGTGCTGATATAATTAGTGTAATATCTAATGATCTAAAGATTTCCGGCATGTTCCACCCAATTTCTACTGCTTCTTTTATAGAACAAATTGTGGGGATAAAACATAAGCCTCTTTTTGCTGCTTGGCGACACATTAATGCTAATCTTCTGATTAATGGTGAAGTTATAAAGCTATCTTCCAGTAAGCTAAAGGTTAGTTTTATATTATGGGATGCAAGCTTAGAAAAAGATCTTATAGGTGAGGTTTTTGAAATACCAACACATTTATGGCGTAGAGTAGCACATAAAATAGCTGATAAAATTTATGAGAAAATTACTGGAGATTTAGGTTATTTTGATACAAAAATAGTATATGTGTCAGAGAGTGGACCTTATCTAAAACGAGTAAAGAAAATAGCTATGATGGATCATGATGGTGCTAATCATAAATATCTGTCAGATGGTAAAAATTTGGTTCTTACTCCAAGATTTTCACCACAAGCAGATAAAATCATGTATCTATCCTATGTTCACAAGCAGAAACCACATGTTTATGTTCGTGATCTTAAAACAGGTAAGGAAAGATTGGTTGGTAATTTTCCTGGTATGTCCTTTGCTCCAAGATTCTCACCCCAAGGAAACAAAGCTATAATGTCGATAGCAAGAAAGGGAGCTACGCATATTTTTGAAATTGATCTGAATAATATGGCGACTAAGCAGTTGACCCATGGTGTTGGTATTAATACCTCTCCTAGCTATTCACCTGATGGCAGTAAAATAGTTTTTAATTCTGATCGAAGTGGAACAAGACAATTATATATTATGAATTCTGATGGTTCAAATATTGAACGTATAAGTTTTGGTGGAGGAGTTTATGCTGCACCAAGTTGGTCGCCTAGAGGAGATTACATAGCGTTTACAAAAATATCTCAAGGTGAAGGTTTTACAATTGGGGTCATGAAAGCCCTTGCTTATGGTGATGAGAATACTGAAAGAATTATAACTAGTGGATATCTAGTTGAAAGTCCATGCTGGTCACCCAATGGTAGGATAATTATGTTTGCTAAAGGCTGGCCTCCTAGAAACAAAACAGCAGGTAAAAATCGTATATATTCCATTGATTTGACTGGTTATAATGAAAGAGAGATTCTCACACCTCAAGATGCTTCTGATCCTGAGTGGTCAAGAATGTTAAATTGA
- a CDS encoding IS982 family transposase, with the protein MKKDFTAIYCFVDDFIKNLENNLPTINSSKFKPGVSNYLSISEVLTILIGYYDSYCDCFKHYYKQVILHNYTEDFKLVSYEHFTKLIGRSMPYLAILLNHLLAECTGLSFVDATGIAVCKNYRISSHKVFKGIAARGKTTKGWFYGLKLHLIIDSEGNLIKVSFSSGNKDDRKGLKGMIFGIYGKVFGDRGYISKELFDDLYDKGIQLITRVKKNMKNILIPIIDKVMLLKRTLIETVIGKLKFLDKLEHSRHRSVTNAFSHMLSCLINYQLLENKPSIKTLLPIELFDIQN; encoded by the coding sequence ATGAAAAAAGATTTTACCGCAATTTACTGTTTTGTCGACGATTTTATAAAGAATTTGGAAAATAATTTGCCTACAATTAATAGTAGTAAATTTAAACCTGGTGTAAGTAATTATTTATCAATAAGCGAAGTATTAACCATATTAATTGGTTACTATGATTCATATTGTGATTGTTTTAAGCATTATTACAAACAAGTAATCTTACATAATTATACAGAAGATTTTAAACTTGTTAGTTATGAACATTTTACTAAATTGATAGGTAGAAGTATGCCTTATTTAGCAATATTACTGAATCATTTGCTTGCTGAATGCACAGGTCTGTCTTTTGTAGATGCTACAGGTATAGCCGTATGTAAGAATTATCGTATAAGTTCACATAAGGTTTTTAAAGGAATAGCGGCAAGAGGAAAAACCACTAAGGGGTGGTTTTATGGACTAAAGTTACATTTAATCATAGATTCCGAAGGTAATCTGATAAAGGTATCTTTCAGCAGTGGTAATAAGGATGATAGGAAAGGACTTAAAGGAATGATATTTGGTATATATGGCAAAGTTTTTGGCGATCGCGGTTATATATCTAAAGAATTATTTGATGATTTGTATGACAAAGGCATCCAACTTATTACTCGGGTTAAAAAGAATATGAAAAATATATTAATCCCTATTATAGATAAGGTTATGTTGCTCAAAAGAACTCTGATAGAAACCGTAATAGGCAAACTTAAATTTCTTGATAAGTTAGAGCATTCTAGACATAGATCAGTTACAAATGCATTTAGTCATATGCTATCCTGCCTAATCAATTATCAGTTGCTAGAAAACAAACCTTCTATCAAAACTTTGCTTCCTATAGAACTTTTTGATATACAAAATTAA
- a CDS encoding aminoglycoside phosphotransferase family protein, whose protein sequence is MSLLKSTFHLSYLIGNWGYLEKARQLRDKLLGTSSMLVLLHGDLHHDNILQSGDNWVVIDPKGVIGEKAYEVAAFIRNPLPELLALEDVESIIANRIIKFATLLDLDTERISDWCFVQSALSWVWALEDGSDVRMLAKLTKIFDIIN, encoded by the coding sequence ATGTCCCTTTTAAAATCTACCTTTCATCTCTCCTATTTAATTGGCAACTGGGGTTACTTAGAAAAAGCTAGACAATTGCGAGATAAATTACTAGGCACATCGTCAATGTTAGTTTTACTTCATGGTGATTTACATCATGATAATATTCTGCAAAGTGGTGATAATTGGGTGGTTATTGATCCCAAAGGAGTTATCGGTGAAAAAGCATATGAGGTAGCAGCATTTATTCGTAATCCTCTCCCTGAACTCCTTGCTTTAGAAGATGTTGAAAGTATTATTGCAAATCGCATCATTAAGTTTGCAACTCTCTTGGATTTAGATACGGAGCGAATTAGCGATTGGTGCTTTGTCCAATCTGCACTTTCTTGGGTTTGGGCTTTAGAAGATGGTTCTGACGTACGTATGTTAGCAAAGCTTACAAAAATTTTTGATATAATCAATTGA
- a CDS encoding IS982 family transposase encodes MKKDFTAIYCFVDDFIKNLENNLPTINSSKFKPGVSNYLSISEVLIILIGYYDSYCDCFKHYYKQVILHNYTEDFKLVSYEHFTKLIGRSMPYLAILLNHLLAECTGLSFVDATGIAVCKNYRISSHKVFKGIAARGKTTKGWFYGLKLHLIIDSEGNLIKVSFSSGNKDDRKGLKGMIFGIYGKVFGDRGYISKELFDDLYDKGIQLITRVKKNMKNILIPIIDKVMLLKRTLIETVIGKLKFLDKLEHSRHRSVTNAFSHMLSCLINYQLLENKPSIKTLLPIELFDIQN; translated from the coding sequence ATGAAAAAAGATTTTACCGCAATTTACTGTTTTGTCGACGATTTTATAAAGAATTTGGAAAATAATTTGCCTACAATTAATAGTAGTAAATTTAAACCTGGTGTAAGTAATTATTTATCAATAAGCGAAGTATTAATCATATTAATTGGTTACTATGATTCATATTGTGATTGTTTTAAGCATTATTACAAACAAGTAATCTTACATAATTATACAGAAGATTTTAAACTTGTTAGTTATGAACATTTTACTAAATTGATAGGTAGAAGTATGCCTTATTTAGCAATATTACTGAATCATTTGCTTGCTGAATGCACAGGTCTGTCTTTTGTAGATGCTACAGGTATAGCCGTATGTAAGAATTATCGTATAAGTTCACATAAGGTTTTTAAAGGAATAGCGGCAAGAGGAAAAACCACTAAGGGGTGGTTTTATGGACTAAAGTTACATTTAATCATAGATTCCGAAGGTAATCTGATAAAGGTATCTTTCAGCAGTGGTAATAAGGATGATAGGAAAGGACTTAAAGGAATGATATTTGGTATATATGGCAAAGTTTTTGGCGATCGCGGTTATATATCTAAAGAATTATTTGATGATTTGTATGACAAAGGCATCCAACTTATTACTCGGGTTAAAAAGAATATGAAAAATATATTAATCCCTATTATAGATAAGGTTATGTTGCTCAAAAGAACTCTGATAGAAACCGTAATAGGCAAACTTAAATTTCTTGATAAGTTAGAGCATTCTAGACATAGATCAGTTACAAATGCATTTAGTCATATGCTATCCTGCCTAATCAATTATCAGTTGCTAGAAAACAAACCTTCTATCAAAACTTTGCTTCCTATAGAACTTTTTGATATACAAAATTAA